Proteins encoded within one genomic window of Clupea harengus chromosome 10, Ch_v2.0.2, whole genome shotgun sequence:
- the hook1 gene encoding protein Hook homolog 1 produces MDVNKTVLCESLIVWLQTFNTSAPCKTLEDLTTGAAMSQALHQIEPTWFNEGWLSRIKEDVGENWRLKMNNLKKILQMMVDYYNEILSQQISDFPLPDLVRVAEHSDPEELGRLLQLILGCAVKCDRKQEYIQVIMTLEESVQHVVMTAIQELMSRESMTHFGAEPLGDTEQQLKKAMEDLAEVMAEKEELAQRCQELDVQVTMLQDERNSLLAENDVLTDRASQLDTFDDPSTPSGKKHSQLSLQLEQMQEENFRLEAAKDDYRIHCEDLEKQLIEIQHRNDNLTSLAEEARTLRDELDILRSCSDRAVKLEASVETYRKKMEDLSDLRRQMKILEEKNMTYMQNTVSLEEELKKANAARAQLETYKRQVQELHKKVSEESRRADNLAFEMKKLEEKHETVLKEKERIIIERDSLKETNEELRCTQAQQDQFLQAEMFQSDSPSHDNLAAELLPIEYREKFIRLQHENKMLRLEQEGSENERIVELQQQLEVAHRERSERETDTRLNRERMSELQQQVEDLQKSLQGQETKPEDSHLKRKLDAHMVQLNQAQDEIMKKKELLEDLQPDTTQNALKLEELSAALKKKDEDMKAMEERYKMYLEKARNVIRALDPKMNPASAEIQSLKTQLSEKEKRIASLERECEQAKLKEYEEKLIVTAWYNKSLNLQKMAIESRLSGRSNSLIPPGQSFLAQQRQVTNARRPVSVNVPASSSK; encoded by the exons ATGGATGTGAACAAGACGGTGCTATGCGAGAGCCTGATCGTATGG CTGCAAACCTTTAACACCTCAGCGCCATGCAAGACCTTGGAGGACCTGACCACTGGAGCAGCCATGTCTCAGGCTCTGCATCAAAT AGAGCCCACATGGTTCAACGAGGGCTGGCTGAGCCGCATCAAGGAGGACGTCGGGGAGAACTGGAGGCTGAAG atgaACAACTTGAAAAAGATCCTTCAGATGATGGTTGATTACTATAATGAG atcCTGTCCCAACAGATCTCGGACTTCCCGCTCCCTGATCTGGTCCGGGTGGCCGAGCACTCCGACCCGGAGGAATTGGGCCGCCTTCTGCAGCTCATCCTGGGATGTGCTGTAAAATGTGACCGCAAACAGG AGTACATCCAAGTCATCATGACCCTGGAGGAGTCTGTGCAGCATGTGGTGATGACGGCCATtcaggag CTCATGAGCAGAGAGAGCATGACCCACTTCGGAGCGGAGCCCCTGGGGGACACGGAGCAACAG CTGAAGAAGGCCATGGAGGACCTTGCAGAGGTGATGGCTGAGAAGGAGGAGCTTGCGCAGCGCTGTCAGGAGCTGGACGTTCAG GTTACGATGCTGCAGGACGAGAGGAACAGCCTGCTAGCGGAGAACGACGTCCTGACGGACCGCGCCAGTCAGCTGGACACGTTTGATGACCCCAGCACGCCGTCGGGCAAGAAGCACAGCCAGCTGTCGCTCCAGCTGGAGCAGATGCAGGAGGAGAACTTCAG aCTAGAGGCTGCTAAAGATGACTACCGCATCCACTGTGAGGACCTGGAGAAGCAGCTGATAGAAATCCAGCACCGCAACGATAACCTGACCAGCTTGGCTGAGGAGGCTCGTACTCTCCGAGACGAACTGGACATTCTCAG gagctgcTCTGACAGGGCAGTGAAGCTGGAGGCATCTGTGGAGACCTATCGTAAGAAGATGGAGGACCTGAGTGACCTGCGGCGGCAGATGAAGATCCTGGAGGAGAAGAACATGACCTACATGCAGAACACAGTCAgcctggaggaggagctgaagaaggccAACGCCGCCCGTGCCCAGCTGGAGACCTACAAGAGACAG GTCCAAGAGCTGCACAAGAAGGTGTCTGAGGAGTCTCGCCGGGCAGACAACCTGGCCTTTGAGATGaagaagctggaggagaagcATGAGACCGtgctgaaggagaaagag AGGATCATAATCGAGCGCGACTCTTTGAAGGAGACCAATGAGGAGCTTCGATGCACACAGGCCCAGCAAGACCAGTTCCTACAAGCAG AAATGTTCCAGTCTGACAGTCCAAGCCATGACAACCTTGCAGCTGAGCTGCTGCCTATTGAGTACAG GGAGAAGTTCATCCGGCTGCAGCACGAGAACAAGATGCTGCGCCTGGAGCAGGAAGGCTCAGAGAACGAGCGCATCgtggagctgcagcagcagctggaggtGGCGCACCGCGAGCGCAGCGAGCGCGAGACTGACACCAG GTTAAACagggagaggatgagtgagctccagcagcaggtGGAGGATCTCCAGAAATCCCTGCAGGGCCAGGAGACCAAGCCTGAGGAC TCTCACCTCAAGAGGAAGCTGGATGCCCACAT GGTGCAGCTGAATCAGGCCCAGGATGAGATCATGAAGAAGAAAGAGCTTCTGGAGGACCTTCAGCCAGACACCACTCAGAATG ctctgaaACTAGAGGAGCTGAGTGCTGCCCTTAAGAAGAAGGATGAGGACATGAAGGCCATGGAGGAGAGATATAAGATGTACCTGGAGAAGGCTCGCAAC gtgaTCCGCGCTCTGGACCCAAAGATGAACCCAGCCTCAGCGGAGATCCAGTCTCTGAAAACCCAGCTCTccgagaaggagaagaggatcGCCTCTCTGGAG AGGGAGTGTGAGCAAGCCAAACTGAAGGAGTACGAAGAGAAGTTGATTGTTACGGCGTGGTACAATAAG agcctaaaCTTGCAGAAGATGGCGATCGAGTCCCGCCTGAGTGGTCGCTCCAACTCTCTGATCCCCCCCGGCCAGTCCTTCCTGGCCCAGCAACGGCAGGTGACCAACGCCCGGCGGCCAGTCTCGGTCAACGtgcctgcctcctcctccaagTGA
- the si:dkey-183n20.15 gene encoding RING-HC_RNF170 domain-containing protein, translating into MMPGSISLSALREYLQYLTSSSSPAEPDPIHNSMLTCHGSQSRVSKTSEAKTVQGQPRPSSQNTPEHGGHHHVRCGKDPCVSGALRDLHCPVCLQVATFPVETNCGHLFCAPCLISYWKHGSWLDAISCPLCRQKVSVLCHLFAESRSDCQQREVLSHIKDYNKRYSGAPRRVTDYLCDTPLFLHLLLRGLGNMGGLVWLFLLRVAVCCFGAAVSLASPLEGTSGPFSGALGLLDDLVVVFLLLICVININQQMAPDATVRNRTATHGVLTGTL; encoded by the exons ATGATGCCAGGAAGCATTTCTCTCTCGGCTCTCCGTGAGTACCTGCAGTATCTGACCAGCTCAAGCAGCCCGGCCGAGCCAGACCCAATTCACAACAGCATGCTCACCTGCCACGGCTCTCAGTCAAG GGTGTCCAAGACCTCAGAGGCCAAAACGGTTCAGGGTCAGCCCAGACCCTCTTCCCAGAATACCCCTGAGCATGGAGGCCACCATCACGTGAGGTGTGGAAag GACCCATGTGTTTCTGGTGCCCTCAGAGACCTGCACTGTcctgtgtgtctgcaagtgGCCACCTTCCCTGTGGAGACCAACTGTGGACACCTCTTCTGTG CTCCCTGTCTGATATCCTACTGGAAGCACGGCTCCTGGTTAGACGCCATCAGCTGCCCCCTCTGTCGACAGAAG gTTAGTGTCCTGTGTCACCTCTTCGCTGAGAGCCGCTCGGACTGCCAGCAGCGGGAGGTTCTGAGCCACATCAAAGACTACAACAAGCGCTACTCTGGGGCCCCTCGCCGG GTAACAGACTACCTGTGTGACACGCCCTTGTTCCTGCACCTGCTGCTGCGAGGCTTGGGGAACATGGGGGGCCTCGTGTGGCTCTTCCTGCTCAGGGTGGCCGTCTGCTGTTTCGGGGCGGCCGTGTCCCTGGCCTCGCCTCTAGAGGGCACCTCGGGACCCTTCAGTGGAGCGCTGGGGCTCCTGGATGACCTGGTGGTGGTCTTCCTGCTTCTCATCTGCGTCATTAACATCAACCAGCAGATGGCGCCAGATGCTACAGTCAGGAATCGCACAGCAACACATGGTGTGCTGACTGGCACCTTATAG